Proteins from one Streptomyces sp. NBC_00390 genomic window:
- a CDS encoding VanZ family protein, with protein MTPLLRGLAMLLALAATAAFSVVLARLTLEPSAASEPLTHSNLRPGDSIRDYLTQPALRDTVKQLGGNLVLGVPFGLLLPVLVPRARGLLRVVVATALVMTLVELVQGALVTGRAFDVDDVILNTTGALLGYLLLGRRLGRAVHPRRHHWWHRWTGNGTRTEPTRGSREK; from the coding sequence ATGACACCGTTGCTGAGAGGCCTCGCCATGCTGCTCGCGCTCGCGGCCACCGCCGCCTTCAGCGTGGTGCTCGCGCGCCTGACACTGGAGCCCTCCGCGGCCTCCGAGCCGTTGACTCACAGTAATCTCCGGCCGGGCGACTCCATCCGTGACTACCTCACACAGCCCGCGCTGCGTGACACCGTCAAGCAGCTGGGCGGAAATCTGGTCCTGGGGGTTCCGTTCGGTCTGCTTCTGCCGGTGCTCGTACCGCGGGCACGGGGCCTGCTGCGGGTGGTGGTGGCGACGGCTTTGGTGATGACGCTGGTCGAGCTGGTTCAGGGCGCTCTTGTGACCGGTCGTGCATTCGATGTCGATGATGTCATCCTGAACACGACGGGCGCCCTCCTCGGATACCTCCTGCTGGGCCGCCGGCTCGGCCGTGCCGTGCACCCGCGCCGGCATCACTGGTGGCACCGCTGGACGGGGAACGGGACGAGGACCGAGCCCACCCGCGGGTCACGCGAAAAGTGA
- a CDS encoding NAD(P)/FAD-dependent oxidoreductase, with protein sequence MARPRILVVGAGFAGVECVRRLERKLSATDAEIVLVTPSSYQLYLPLLPQVASGVLTPQSVAVSLRRSRKHRTRIIPGGAIGVDTKAKVCVIRKITGELVDARYDYLVLAPGSVTRTFDIPGLIEHGRGMKTLAEAAYIRDHVIAQLDLADASHDEAERTARLQFVVVGGGYAGTETAACLQRLTQHAGKRYPRLNPERISWHLIDLAPKLMPELGDRLGHVAVDILRRRGIEVSLGVSVAEADDDKVTLTDGRVLPSRTLIWTAGVVASPLIGTLDAETVHGRLVVGAEMAVPGAEGVFAIGDAAAVPDLAKGGDALCPPTAQHAMRQGPKAADNIIASMRHQPLQPYVHKDLGLVVDLGGRDAVSKPLGIELRGLPAQAVARAYHWSALRTNVAKTRVLTNWMLNAVAGDDFVRTGLQEQKRVTLRDAEFTDLYLTPEQVREHVASLRART encoded by the coding sequence ATGGCGCGACCGAGGATTCTGGTGGTGGGAGCCGGCTTTGCCGGGGTCGAGTGCGTACGTCGGCTCGAGAGGAAGCTGTCCGCCACCGATGCGGAGATCGTGCTCGTCACGCCCTCCTCCTATCAGCTCTACCTGCCGCTGCTGCCCCAGGTGGCTTCGGGAGTGCTCACGCCGCAGTCCGTCGCCGTGTCCCTTCGCCGGAGCCGAAAGCACCGCACCCGGATCATTCCGGGTGGCGCGATCGGCGTGGACACCAAGGCGAAGGTGTGCGTGATCCGCAAGATCACGGGTGAACTGGTCGACGCGAGGTACGACTACCTCGTCCTCGCCCCTGGCAGCGTCACCCGGACCTTCGACATTCCCGGGCTGATCGAGCACGGGCGCGGGATGAAGACGCTGGCCGAGGCTGCCTACATCCGTGACCATGTGATCGCTCAGCTCGATCTGGCGGACGCCAGCCACGACGAGGCGGAACGGACGGCCAGGCTCCAGTTCGTGGTGGTCGGTGGCGGGTATGCCGGGACCGAGACCGCGGCCTGCCTGCAGCGCCTCACCCAGCACGCCGGGAAGCGGTATCCGCGCCTGAACCCCGAGCGGATCTCATGGCATCTGATCGACCTGGCTCCCAAGCTGATGCCCGAACTGGGCGACCGGCTCGGACACGTTGCTGTGGACATCCTGCGCAGGCGCGGGATCGAGGTCTCCCTCGGGGTATCGGTCGCCGAAGCGGATGACGACAAGGTGACGCTCACCGACGGCCGGGTTCTGCCCAGCCGCACCCTCATCTGGACGGCGGGTGTCGTCGCGAGCCCGCTGATCGGCACCCTCGACGCCGAAACGGTGCATGGCCGGCTCGTGGTAGGGGCCGAGATGGCCGTGCCGGGCGCCGAGGGCGTCTTCGCCATCGGGGACGCCGCGGCAGTGCCGGATCTGGCCAAGGGCGGCGACGCACTCTGCCCGCCGACCGCGCAGCATGCCATGCGGCAGGGGCCCAAGGCCGCCGACAACATCATCGCCTCGATGCGCCATCAGCCGCTGCAGCCCTATGTGCACAAGGACCTCGGCCTGGTGGTCGACCTCGGTGGACGGGACGCCGTGTCCAAGCCGCTCGGCATCGAACTGCGGGGCCTGCCGGCGCAGGCGGTGGCCCGCGCCTACCACTGGTCGGCGCTGAGGACCAACGTCGCCAAGACCCGGGTACTGACCAACTGGATGCTCAACGCCGTTGCCGGCGACGACTTCGTGCGTACGGGCCTGCAGGAGCAGAAGCGCGTCACCCTGCGCGACGCCGAATTCACCGACCTCTATCTGACCCCTGAGCAAGTCCGCGAGCACGTGGCCTCTCTGCGGGCGCGCACCTGA
- a CDS encoding GNAT family N-acetyltransferase — protein MAEFEIRNASARDIALMRDWAEEEGWNPGDSDRHAFAVADPAGFLIGRRSGEPLGCISAVRYGAGSGFIGFYITRPSVRGQGYGIQLWRAGMARLDGRVVGLDGVVDQQDNYRRSGFGHAWNNIRFEGAPGDGAARPEGFTLVDAGTIPFGQLTAYDRRFFPETRGGFLAAWTSLPGRTAVAALHEGELRGLGVIRPCSGASRIGPLYADASDVAAALIHSLAASAPGTAVAVDVPDHNKAATDLMQELGFVPTFETARMYTGPVPEIDRQGLFGITSLELG, from the coding sequence ATGGCTGAATTCGAGATCCGGAACGCGAGTGCCCGCGACATCGCCCTGATGCGCGACTGGGCCGAGGAGGAGGGGTGGAATCCGGGCGACTCGGACCGCCATGCATTCGCTGTCGCCGATCCGGCAGGCTTTCTGATCGGACGCCGCAGCGGTGAGCCACTGGGGTGCATCTCGGCGGTCCGGTACGGAGCCGGTTCCGGTTTCATCGGCTTCTACATCACCAGGCCCTCGGTGCGCGGACAGGGCTACGGGATCCAGCTGTGGCGCGCGGGCATGGCCCGCCTGGACGGCCGGGTCGTGGGACTCGACGGCGTCGTCGACCAGCAGGACAACTACCGCAGGTCGGGGTTCGGCCACGCCTGGAACAACATCCGCTTCGAGGGAGCACCGGGCGATGGCGCCGCACGGCCGGAGGGTTTCACTCTCGTCGATGCCGGCACGATCCCTTTCGGACAACTGACCGCCTACGACAGGCGCTTCTTCCCCGAGACACGTGGCGGCTTCCTCGCCGCATGGACGAGCCTGCCCGGCCGCACGGCCGTCGCCGCCCTGCACGAGGGCGAGTTGCGCGGACTCGGCGTCATCCGCCCTTGCAGCGGGGCCTCCCGCATCGGCCCTCTGTACGCCGACGCATCGGACGTGGCGGCCGCCCTGATCCACTCACTCGCGGCGAGCGCGCCCGGTACGGCCGTGGCCGTCGACGTCCCTGACCACAACAAGGCCGCTACGGACCTCATGCAGGAACTGGGGTTCGTGCCCACCTTCGAGACCGCGCGGATGTACACCGGCCCGGTTCCCGAGATCGACCGGCAGGGCTTGTTCGGCATCACCAGTCTCGAACTCGGCTGA
- a CDS encoding nuclear transport factor 2 family protein: MSVRPPVPPFTRETAIEKVRLAEDGWNSRDPEKVALAYSKDSRWRNRAEFITGRQEIVRFLCRKWKRELDYRLIKELWAFGGSRIAVRFAYEWHDDSGQWYRSYGNENWDFGEDGLMRVRHACINDMPIAESDRAFHWPLGRRPDDHPGLSGFGF; encoded by the coding sequence ATGTCCGTACGTCCCCCCGTTCCGCCGTTCACGCGGGAGACCGCGATCGAGAAGGTCCGCCTCGCCGAGGACGGCTGGAATTCGCGCGACCCGGAGAAGGTGGCTCTCGCCTACAGCAAGGACTCGCGCTGGCGCAACCGGGCGGAGTTCATCACCGGACGCCAGGAAATCGTTCGGTTCCTGTGCCGGAAGTGGAAGCGGGAGCTGGACTACCGGCTCATCAAGGAGCTGTGGGCGTTCGGCGGTAGCCGCATCGCCGTGCGATTCGCCTACGAGTGGCACGACGACTCCGGCCAGTGGTACCGCTCGTACGGCAACGAGAACTGGGATTTCGGCGAGGACGGGCTGATGCGGGTACGCCACGCCTGCATCAACGACATGCCGATCGCGGAGTCCGACCGCGCCTTCCACTGGCCGCTCGGCCGGCGCCCCGATGACCACCCAGGTCTGAGCGGCTTCGGGTTCTGA
- a CDS encoding type B 50S ribosomal protein L31, whose translation MKPRIHPASRLVVFRDRAADVAFLTRSTADSAETITWEDGSTYPLIDVETSSASHPVYTGTARVLDTAGRVERFERRYGTRATAHGRTHGTHGL comes from the coding sequence ATGAAGCCCCGCATCCACCCCGCATCCCGCCTCGTGGTCTTCCGCGACCGTGCCGCGGACGTGGCGTTCCTGACCCGTTCGACGGCGGATTCCGCCGAAACGATCACATGGGAGGACGGGAGCACCTACCCACTGATCGACGTCGAGACCTCGTCGGCGAGCCACCCCGTATACACCGGCACCGCCCGCGTGCTGGACACGGCCGGCCGAGTGGAGCGCTTCGAACGCCGCTACGGCACCCGCGCCACTGCGCACGGCCGGACACACGGGACGCATGGCCTGTGA
- the rpmG gene encoding 50S ribosomal protein L33, with protein MPRSGARPVVTLRSSAGTGRTYVTRKNRLNDSDRLALRKFDPAAGRHVLFREER; from the coding sequence ATGCCCCGCAGTGGCGCTCGCCCTGTGGTCACGCTGCGTTCATCGGCCGGCACCGGCCGCACGTACGTGACGCGCAAGAACCGCCTCAACGATTCCGACCGCCTCGCGCTCCGCAAGTTCGACCCCGCCGCCGGGCGGCACGTCCTGTTCCGCGAGGAGCGCTGA
- a CDS encoding YrhB domain-containing protein encodes MIERELAVGLVKTQLEREYRTELALYGTSVHTVVAGVTQHELGWIIGHQSAEYLRTGNGSHALAGNGPYLVDGNDGSLHRIAAVDLVTGAWEDDHRVRYRGEDLPQPLDDLVAELLQTAATRGRVHAVRLLRQRVPAFTVAEAQSCVTALEARDAFPSELAVRAAEALPQPPRRPVPLGVEAVTGPNPPTGELPAPVLAPSAPHRRRQGAERCQGNLLGDFRELRGRGEQAPSIHDAAGTSPRPGESELAAYLRAGAVLAASPSLVHDELRGDGTVICGLSVQTDGTWFWYSDLAYYVETYHLALDDRFLAHAASLGWRPSRLSDEELLALKGRMTP; translated from the coding sequence ATGATCGAGCGTGAGTTGGCGGTGGGTCTGGTCAAGACGCAATTGGAGCGCGAGTACCGTACCGAACTGGCCTTGTACGGCACATCGGTTCACACCGTGGTGGCCGGAGTGACGCAGCACGAGCTCGGCTGGATCATCGGCCACCAGTCCGCCGAGTACCTCCGTACGGGGAACGGGAGCCACGCGCTGGCCGGGAACGGCCCCTACCTCGTGGACGGCAACGACGGCAGCCTGCACCGGATCGCCGCCGTGGACCTGGTCACCGGGGCATGGGAGGACGACCACCGCGTCCGTTACAGGGGTGAAGACCTGCCACAGCCGCTGGACGACCTCGTGGCCGAGCTGCTGCAGACGGCCGCCACGCGAGGCAGAGTGCACGCTGTGCGCCTGCTGCGGCAGCGCGTGCCCGCCTTCACCGTCGCCGAGGCCCAGTCCTGCGTGACCGCGCTGGAGGCCCGAGATGCGTTTCCCTCGGAACTGGCCGTCCGTGCCGCGGAGGCGCTTCCGCAACCGCCCCGACGGCCCGTTCCTCTCGGCGTCGAGGCGGTCACAGGGCCCAACCCTCCGACGGGCGAACTCCCGGCCCCGGTCCTGGCCCCTTCGGCCCCGCACCGCCGACGGCAGGGCGCCGAACGCTGCCAGGGCAATCTCCTGGGCGACTTCCGCGAGCTGCGGGGCAGGGGTGAGCAGGCCCCGAGCATCCATGACGCGGCCGGGACCTCACCGCGCCCCGGCGAGAGCGAGCTGGCCGCCTATCTGCGTGCAGGCGCCGTGCTCGCCGCCTCCCCCTCGCTGGTCCATGACGAGCTGCGCGGGGACGGCACAGTCATCTGCGGCCTGTCCGTACAGACCGACGGTACGTGGTTCTGGTACTCCGACCTCGCCTACTACGTCGAGACGTACCACCTGGCACTCGACGACCGCTTCCTGGCGCATGCGGCGAGTCTCGGCTGGCGGCCTTCCCGTCTGAGCGACGAGGAGCTGCTCGCGCTGAAGGGCAGGATGACGCCCTGA
- a CDS encoding WhiB family transcriptional regulator: protein MESANWRHDAACLDEDPDLFFPVGNTGPAVLQAADAKAVCRRCRVREQCLNWAMAHGQDSGVWGGLDEDERRALKRRTARRRSVGRGTC, encoded by the coding sequence GTGGAGAGCGCGAACTGGCGTCATGACGCGGCATGCCTCGACGAGGACCCCGACCTGTTCTTCCCGGTCGGCAACACCGGACCGGCCGTGCTTCAGGCCGCCGACGCCAAGGCGGTCTGTCGCCGGTGCCGAGTCCGCGAGCAGTGCCTGAACTGGGCCATGGCCCATGGCCAGGACTCCGGTGTCTGGGGCGGTCTCGACGAGGACGAACGGCGGGCACTCAAGCGCCGGACGGCCCGGCGGCGCTCCGTGGGACGGGGCACGTGCTGA
- a CDS encoding FAD-binding oxidoreductase — translation MDETVRQQCGTDTDAAATGAGWLTRRRLLGAGVAAGVGVAAAVGTRAAGASTALSSAPTAGRAPRPPRAGDWAALGRGLDGTLVRPGARDYDAARKLFNPRFDGMRPAGIAYCARPEDVRSCLEFARRHQVPVAVRSGGHSYAGWSSGPGLVVDVQKMASVSLSGSTATIGAGAKLIDVYDRLTARGRTVPAGSCPTVGVSGLALGGGIGVVSRAYGLTSDSVTGARIVTADGRIRYVDARHDPDLFWALRGGGNAQFGVVTELRMRTHEAPRCTTFFLSWPWSRAAAVVREWQRWAPTAPDEIWANLHLSAPAGGRPGSVRVGGLTLAGRSDLENRLDRLADAIGAPARSVSVRTRPFMDAMKVMGGVSGFTIAQAHQKGGLPGRTPQGRVARESYAARSDFYTRRIPSDGIKALLARVERLAALTGGGAGSVALDALGGAVGRVRTADTAFVHRNALFLAQYIVSWPDHASATTVARHQAWLDSTHGAMRPWASGQAYQNYTDPKLRDWRRAYYGANAERLARVKRSYDPARLFRHPQSF, via the coding sequence ATGGACGAGACGGTACGTCAGCAGTGCGGCACGGACACGGATGCGGCGGCCACGGGCGCCGGCTGGCTGACACGCCGACGCCTGCTGGGCGCCGGTGTCGCGGCCGGCGTGGGCGTGGCCGCGGCCGTGGGGACCCGGGCGGCGGGCGCCTCCACCGCCCTGTCGTCCGCGCCCACGGCAGGCAGAGCTCCCCGTCCCCCTCGCGCAGGTGACTGGGCGGCACTGGGACGCGGGCTGGACGGAACCCTCGTACGGCCTGGCGCCCGCGACTACGACGCCGCACGCAAGCTGTTCAATCCGCGCTTCGACGGGATGCGGCCGGCCGGGATCGCGTACTGCGCACGGCCCGAGGACGTGCGCAGCTGCCTGGAATTCGCCCGCCGCCACCAGGTGCCCGTCGCCGTGCGCAGCGGCGGCCACTCGTACGCCGGCTGGTCGTCCGGGCCCGGCCTGGTCGTCGATGTGCAGAAGATGGCCTCCGTCTCCCTCTCGGGCAGCACCGCGACGATCGGTGCCGGCGCCAAACTGATCGACGTGTACGACCGGTTGACGGCCCGTGGGCGCACCGTGCCCGCCGGGTCCTGTCCGACGGTCGGCGTCTCGGGACTGGCTCTCGGCGGCGGCATCGGCGTCGTCAGCCGCGCCTACGGCCTGACGAGCGACAGCGTCACCGGCGCCCGCATCGTCACCGCCGACGGACGGATCCGGTACGTGGACGCCCGGCACGACCCCGACCTGTTCTGGGCTCTGCGCGGCGGCGGCAACGCCCAGTTCGGCGTCGTCACCGAACTGCGCATGCGTACCCATGAGGCACCCCGGTGCACGACGTTCTTCCTGAGCTGGCCATGGTCCAGGGCCGCAGCCGTCGTGCGTGAGTGGCAGCGCTGGGCTCCCACGGCACCCGATGAGATCTGGGCCAATCTGCACCTGTCCGCGCCGGCGGGCGGACGGCCCGGGTCGGTCCGTGTCGGCGGCCTGACCCTCGCAGGCCGCAGCGACCTCGAGAACCGCCTCGACCGGCTCGCCGACGCCATCGGCGCGCCCGCCCGGTCGGTGTCCGTGCGCACCAGGCCGTTCATGGACGCGATGAAGGTGATGGGCGGCGTCTCGGGCTTCACCATCGCCCAGGCCCACCAGAAGGGCGGCCTGCCCGGCCGTACCCCGCAGGGCCGGGTGGCGCGCGAATCGTATGCGGCACGCTCGGACTTCTACACCCGGCGTATCCCGTCCGACGGGATCAAGGCGCTGCTCGCCCGGGTGGAACGCCTGGCAGCGCTCACCGGAGGCGGCGCGGGGAGCGTCGCCCTGGACGCCTTGGGCGGCGCGGTGGGGCGGGTCCGGACGGCCGACACGGCATTCGTCCACCGCAACGCCCTGTTCCTGGCGCAGTACATCGTCTCGTGGCCGGACCACGCCTCGGCGACCACGGTCGCCCGCCACCAGGCATGGCTCGACTCCACGCACGGGGCGATGCGCCCTTGGGCGAGCGGGCAGGCGTACCAGAACTACACAGATCCGAAACTGCGGGACTGGCGCCGGGCGTACTACGGCGCGAACGCAGAGCGCCTCGCGCGGGTGAAGAGGTCGTACGACCCTGCGCGTCTCTTCCGCCACCCTCAGTCGTTCTGA
- a CDS encoding LmeA family phospholipid-binding protein — protein MSKQPFNPYDELAQLADPEPEYGAEPVGSGEGFSGFDRLGIRSDDDEADDWSPPNHRGKSRLAALPVALKLTVAAVVTAALFVTGDRLAVAYAEEKAEDRIQQSLDLAARPQVDIAGFPFLTQVLDRRIDKADVTVPDVAADKVSLAEVHATATDIRIVGDLPTAIQGAVIDRMDGDVLLSFDDLNRELGASQVEFTNAGRGTIRITGSLPIAGRDVSVWAKAHLKRDGDRTVSTTVESMRLDVPGMFTYRPGKDSAHSGLRLHPEAVRRITKEAARAKALLDLPAVVERLGIPRSHIDRALGSEAELSRLTGSPRFIEQMMKVNLVDLVIDHPWLLEKAGIDPSLIGALLELRPPELSDRLSLSFSLPKTTGDVRLRDIVVERSGVRADLTGTGLTFGEVAGTGGDRR, from the coding sequence ATGTCCAAGCAACCATTCAATCCGTACGACGAACTGGCTCAACTGGCGGACCCCGAACCGGAGTACGGCGCGGAACCGGTCGGCAGCGGCGAAGGCTTCTCGGGTTTCGACCGGCTCGGGATCCGCTCGGACGACGACGAGGCGGACGACTGGTCGCCTCCCAACCACCGTGGCAAGAGCCGCCTCGCGGCATTGCCTGTCGCGTTGAAACTCACCGTCGCGGCCGTCGTCACTGCGGCGTTGTTCGTGACGGGTGACCGCCTCGCGGTGGCGTACGCGGAGGAGAAGGCCGAGGACAGAATCCAGCAGTCGCTGGACCTCGCCGCCAGGCCACAGGTCGACATCGCGGGCTTCCCCTTCCTGACCCAGGTACTGGACCGCCGTATCGACAAGGCCGATGTCACCGTCCCCGACGTCGCCGCCGACAAGGTCTCCCTGGCCGAAGTGCACGCCACCGCAACCGACATACGGATCGTCGGCGATCTGCCGACCGCGATCCAGGGCGCGGTGATCGACCGCATGGACGGCGACGTGCTGCTCTCCTTCGACGACCTCAACCGCGAACTGGGCGCCTCGCAGGTGGAGTTCACCAACGCCGGACGCGGCACCATCCGGATCACCGGATCACTCCCGATCGCCGGGCGCGACGTGAGCGTATGGGCGAAGGCGCACCTGAAGCGCGACGGCGACCGCACCGTGTCCACCACCGTGGAATCCATGCGCCTGGACGTCCCGGGCATGTTCACCTACCGCCCCGGCAAGGACTCCGCGCACTCCGGACTGCGGCTGCACCCCGAAGCAGTACGCCGGATCACCAAGGAGGCGGCCCGTGCCAAGGCGCTGCTCGACCTGCCCGCCGTGGTCGAGCGTCTCGGCATACCCCGCTCCCACATCGACCGTGCCCTGGGAAGCGAGGCGGAACTCAGCCGGCTCACCGGCTCGCCGCGCTTCATCGAGCAGATGATGAAGGTCAACCTGGTCGACCTCGTCATCGACCACCCGTGGCTGCTGGAGAAGGCGGGCATCGACCCGAGCCTGATCGGTGCCCTGCTCGAGCTGCGGCCGCCGGAGTTGTCCGACCGGCTGTCCCTCTCCTTCTCGCTGCCGAAGACCACCGGCGACGTACGGCTGCGCGACATCGTGGTGGAGCGTTCGGGCGTACGGGCCGACCTCACCGGCACCGGCCTGACCTTCGGCGAGGTGGCCGGCACGGGCGGTGACAGGAGGTAG
- a CDS encoding TetR/AcrR family transcriptional regulator C-terminal domain-containing protein, with amino-acid sequence MAPRSAAGAAPREPLSTERVLRTALTLADSGGAEALTMRRLGQELGVEAMSLYKHVANKDAILDGIVDLVVGEISVPSPEDDWKAAMRRRGISAHEVLLRHPWACRLLMSRPHVGPAMLRYVDSTLGSLREAGFSIEQADRAWSAMDSHIYGFTLQRLNFPFAVEQFPEAAATHLPQLPPGRYPHLTEMAVHVMEGTYDGAPDFVFGLDLILDGLERMAARA; translated from the coding sequence ATGGCACCGCGGAGCGCCGCGGGCGCGGCCCCACGTGAGCCGCTGAGCACGGAGCGCGTGCTGCGCACCGCACTGACACTCGCCGATTCCGGCGGCGCCGAAGCGCTGACCATGCGCAGGCTCGGCCAGGAACTGGGCGTCGAGGCCATGTCCCTGTACAAGCACGTGGCCAACAAGGACGCGATCCTGGACGGCATTGTCGATCTCGTCGTGGGCGAGATCAGTGTCCCGTCCCCGGAGGACGACTGGAAGGCGGCCATGCGCCGACGGGGGATCTCGGCACACGAAGTGCTGCTACGCCATCCATGGGCGTGCAGGCTGCTGATGTCCCGTCCGCACGTCGGGCCCGCGATGCTGCGCTATGTGGACTCGACACTCGGCAGCCTGCGGGAGGCGGGCTTCTCGATCGAGCAGGCCGACCGTGCATGGAGCGCCATGGACAGCCATATCTACGGCTTCACGCTCCAGAGACTCAACTTCCCCTTCGCTGTGGAGCAGTTCCCCGAAGCAGCGGCGACCCACCTGCCTCAACTGCCTCCCGGCCGTTACCCGCACCTGACCGAGATGGCCGTCCACGTCATGGAGGGCACGTACGACGGCGCACCCGACTTCGTCTTCGGCCTCGACCTGATCCTTGACGGCCTGGAACGGATGGCCGCGAGGGCCTGA
- a CDS encoding NAD(P)-dependent alcohol dehydrogenase, which translates to MRVTDVSAQQSPDAMKAVVHHAYGSPDALDIREIDKPVPADEEVLIRVHAAALNAADAFLLRGEPFAVRAMAGGLRRPRTNHVLGRAVAGQIEAVGRNVAGLEVGEHVYAECAGTLAEYVRAPERFVATKPAALSFEQAATIPVAATAALQGLRDRGQVRPGQRVLINGASGGVGTFAVQIAAWLGARVTGVCGTRNVDLVRSIGADDVIDYTGQDFTTAEQRYDVILDLVGNHSLAALRGALAPTGTLVLSSGGGGRWLGPARRLASALVVAPFVRQRLRPFAATQDKDDLILLKELAESGAIRPVIDRTYPLGHAVEAMRRLGDGHVAGKLVITMNDAQ; encoded by the coding sequence ATGCGTGTCACCGATGTATCTGCGCAGCAGTCGCCGGACGCGATGAAGGCGGTCGTCCACCACGCGTACGGGTCACCCGACGCACTCGACATCAGGGAGATCGACAAGCCGGTCCCCGCCGACGAGGAGGTGCTGATCCGGGTGCATGCGGCCGCCCTCAACGCCGCCGACGCCTTCCTGCTGCGTGGCGAGCCCTTTGCCGTCCGGGCCATGGCGGGCGGACTGCGTCGGCCGCGGACGAACCATGTCCTCGGCAGGGCCGTGGCCGGGCAGATCGAGGCGGTGGGCAGGAATGTGGCGGGCCTGGAAGTCGGCGAGCACGTGTACGCGGAATGCGCCGGCACTCTTGCCGAGTACGTCCGCGCCCCCGAACGGTTCGTCGCCACCAAGCCGGCGGCGCTGTCGTTCGAGCAGGCTGCGACGATCCCGGTGGCCGCCACCGCCGCACTGCAGGGACTTCGCGATCGAGGGCAGGTCCGGCCCGGGCAGCGGGTCCTGATCAACGGTGCCTCGGGTGGCGTGGGCACATTCGCCGTTCAGATCGCCGCATGGCTCGGCGCCCGCGTCACCGGGGTCTGCGGCACGAGAAACGTCGATCTGGTCAGATCGATCGGCGCCGATGATGTCATCGACTACACCGGCCAGGACTTCACCACCGCCGAGCAGCGCTACGACGTCATCCTCGACCTTGTCGGCAATCACTCCCTGGCGGCACTGCGCGGGGCGCTGGCCCCCACGGGGACCCTCGTACTGTCCTCCGGCGGCGGGGGCAGGTGGCTCGGCCCCGCCCGGCGGCTCGCCTCGGCGCTCGTCGTCGCTCCGTTCGTACGCCAGCGGCTGCGCCCGTTCGCGGCGACACAGGACAAGGATGACTTGATCTTGCTCAAGGAGCTCGCCGAGTCAGGAGCGATCAGGCCGGTCATCGACCGTACCTATCCGCTCGGCCACGCCGTGGAAGCCATGCGGCGCCTCGGCGACGGGCACGTCGCCGGCAAACTCGTGATCACCATGAACGATGCCCAGTGA
- a CDS encoding ATP-binding protein: MSASSATRFDQEVPLLGHADRGTAALSQGLPADPVAPGFEECPGPGLFAACGLDGQLQNARQARQFVGLTLDRWALQPLAPDAELVVSELVANAVQHALAPAPADPTDYPLWLGLFRHPGHLVCAVADPSPDPPRRRNAGTSAPGGRGLALIDALSDSWSWSRTPPRGKTVWATLPLPGTIRALRQPPHPRPV, encoded by the coding sequence ATGTCAGCCTCTTCCGCGACGAGGTTCGACCAAGAGGTGCCGCTGCTCGGCCACGCCGATCGCGGGACGGCGGCGCTGTCGCAGGGCCTGCCCGCGGACCCTGTGGCTCCCGGTTTCGAAGAATGCCCGGGCCCAGGCCTGTTCGCCGCCTGCGGACTGGACGGTCAGCTCCAGAACGCCCGGCAGGCACGGCAGTTCGTCGGCTTGACCCTCGACAGATGGGCGCTGCAGCCGCTCGCGCCTGACGCGGAACTCGTCGTCAGCGAGCTCGTGGCCAACGCCGTCCAGCATGCGCTGGCGCCCGCTCCGGCGGACCCCACGGACTACCCCCTCTGGCTGGGCCTCTTCCGCCATCCCGGGCACCTGGTCTGCGCCGTGGCCGACCCCAGCCCGGACCCGCCGCGGCGGCGCAACGCCGGCACCTCGGCACCCGGGGGCCGGGGGCTTGCGCTGATCGACGCACTCAGCGACAGCTGGTCCTGGTCCCGTACGCCGCCGCGCGGAAAGACGGTCTGGGCAACCCTTCCGCTTCCCGGCACCATCCGCGCCCTGCGGCAGCCACCGCATCCGCGCCCCGTGTAG
- a CDS encoding DUF397 domain-containing protein, with the protein MEFPNGMRAVELNSVIWIKSSRSNATGNCVEMACLPGGYVAVRNSRDPQGPALVYTRDEIAAFVAGAREGDFDSMIG; encoded by the coding sequence ATGGAGTTCCCCAACGGCATGCGGGCGGTCGAGCTGAACTCGGTGATCTGGATCAAGAGCAGCCGCAGCAACGCAACAGGAAACTGTGTGGAGATGGCGTGCCTGCCGGGCGGGTATGTCGCCGTGCGCAACTCCAGGGATCCGCAGGGACCGGCGCTCGTCTATACCCGGGACGAGATCGCCGCCTTCGTGGCCGGAGCCCGCGAGGGCGATTTCGACTCGATGATTGGCTGA